A region of the Candidatus Bathyarchaeota archaeon genome:
GCATGCCTTCACCGGGGCAGTTGTAACTGACTCACTTGAACAATTCGCTGACTTAAACCTCGACGCCATCTTTGTGCTAACCCCCATCCCCGTGCATTACCCCCTAATCAAGCAAATCTACCGCGACAAACTCGCCGCAAACGTGTTCGCTGAGAAAACCCTCACTAACGCCTACAGCAAATCAACTGAATTAACCGAGTTGGCTAAAGCCAGCGGCGGCGTCAACATGGTCGGCTACATGAAACGCTTCGGAGTAACCTTCAACCAAGCCAAAAACCTCCTCCAGCAGCAGGTCCTAGGCGAGGTACAATCCTTTGAGGCTTACGCCTATTCGTCGGATTTCGCTGAGGTTCCAGAGGGCTCAGAGGTTTCCGCGGCGAGGGGCGGTGTTCTGGAGGATTTGGGTTCGCATGTGGTTGACGTAGCAGGGTGGTTCTTCGGAGACTTGAAGGTATCCTCTGCAGTTGTTAACTCGCGGATTTCGCCTGGCTCTGAGGACGATGTGACCTTTGAGGTTGCCGGTCAAGATGGCTTAGGCGGCAAATTTGATGTTTCCTGGCGCAAAGAAAATTATCGGATGCCTGAATTCGGCTTAACCGTGCATGGCCAGCGGGGCAGCTTAAGCGTTAATGATGACGAAGTCAAACTGGAACTTGCAGGTGAGTCGCCAAAGCGCTGGTATAGGCTGGATCTGGATGATAACGTTGGTTTTCTGTTGGGTGGACCCGAGTATTACCGTGAAGACCAGCATTTCCTCGACTGCATCACCTCAAAAAACCCCTGCAAATCCACCTTTGAGAGCACGCTTAGAGTAGATCTCCTACTTGATCAAGTGCGGAGGCAAATCAGCAAATGAATCAACTAACCCTTCTTGTAGGCGACAACCCCTTCCACGGAATCAGTCACCTGTCACAGCAAAGAGCACGCGGACGCTTCAGCAGCCAACAGGATTTTGCAGAGTACGCTTCAAGCTTGGTGGCGCTTTCGCTCAAGAACGGCGCTGACGGCTTCATGTTCTCGGTAGACGAAACCACGCTTGCCATAATCCGAAACCTCCCCAAAAACGGAATCGAAAAAACCCGCCTGTACGCGCTTGCACCCTACTCTTATGAGTACGTGCGCAAAGCCACTTTGACGGGGGGCGTTTCGGGGCTGGCGAAAAGCGTGGGGAAAGACATGGTGTTTTCCTCATCGAATATGAAGGTTATCGCGCAGAACCTTGGCGGTTTGATGCGCTTCAAGCTTCCCGCGTTGCTTAAAACCTACGTTACCTACGAGCTTTCGCGGCTTAAATCGGCGACCGACGGCAAAATGCCTCTGGAATCGTTTATGCTGCAGGAACTCGTCACGGACATGGCGCTTGCCCTTAACTTGGAGGGGCTTTTCAAAGACTACATCCGTTTCCTGGAGAAACGTGGAATACGCGCTGGATTTGAGACCCGTAACTTCCCCTACTTAGTTAACAAATTCAGCGAATGGGACATAGACTTCAAAAAACTCACCTTAACTGCTTCCTTTAACAAGGTGGGCTTCCAGATGTGCCCAACCAAGGCCGAATGCGAAGAGGCGCTAAGACGCGCTCGAGACGCAGAGGTTTATGCCATGAGCGTCCTTGCCGCCGGATACCTAAAACCCAATGAGGCAAGCGGCTACTTGACTGAGCTAGAGGGGTTAAGTGGCGCGGTAATCGGTGTTTCTAAGGAGAAGCAGGCAGCCGAGACCTTCCGTGCTCTCCGAGGTAATTAGCTGGGTTTGCTGGGATGAGGCGTGGATTTTGATTTATCTGTTAGCGGCTTGGCTTGCTGTCGGCGCGTTGTTTCTGGGTGTTCCAGCCGCATATTTTGTTTACATGAAGAAGCGTTCCGTCGGCGCCTGGAACCTGACTGTAGAGAAGGATTACTTGCCTTCCGTGGCAATTCTTATTCCAGTGCATAACGAAGAAAGCGTCATCCGCCTTAAACTCGACAACATTTCTCGCCTAAAGTATCCGGCTGAAAAGATGGATATATTCGTCGCTAACGACTGCTCAACCGACGGCACCATGGCAGAAGTTAACCGTTACACTGCCCTGCATCCCGAACTAAAAATCTCAGTTTTTGACAGCAAAATTCATCTGGGTAAAACGGGATGCTTAAACACCGTGCTAAAGAGCATCCGCTCCGATGTTGTTGTGATTTCTGATGTGGACTGTTTCTGGCCAAGCGATATTCTCACCAAGGCGATGCCGTATCTTTCTGACCCGACCGTTGGCGCTGTAACTGCCCGGGAGATGCTGCTTAATTCCGGTGACAGTTGGGTTACCCATGGCGAGCAGTTCTATGACCGCAACATTCAAGCGGTGCGCATCGGCGAATCCAAGCTTCATTCAACCATAATATTCCAAGGCGGCTTCGCAGCCTACAAACGAAGTGTCCTAGAAGAGTTCAATCATGCAACCGATGATTCCGGGACAGCCCTTGACATCGTACAAAATAACAAACGCACGTTGCTCATTCCCGAAATCGGCTTTTTCACTGTTAGCCCAACCACATGGAAAAGCAAAATCGCCATAAAAATCCGTCGCGCAAGTCACCTTCAGCATCTATGGGCAAGATGCCTGAATCTGCTTGTACACCGTAAACTCGGGATGCCCAATCGAATCGCGGTTCCCGAGATTTTGCTGCATATTTTTAACCCGTTGCTTTTGGTGGCGTTGGCGGTTTTGACTGTGGCTGTTGCTGTGGTTTATCCGCTTTTGGGGTTAGCTTTAGCCGCTGCTGTTTTAGCTGTGTTTGCAGTTAAGAAAACCCGGACTTCGGCGCTTGAGCTTTTGCAGAATAACTTGATTTTGCTTTGGGCGTTATCTTCTTTTTTTGTTAACCGCAAATTTACCTTTTGGAAGCCTGTAGCGGAGTCCCGTTCAGCTCTCAGCGAGGCCGTCTTAAGGGAAAAGAACCTGATTTGACCCCATTTTTGGCCTTGTTTGCCTTTATTATTTAACGTAGAAGAAGGTACCTCTTCCTGCTTTCTTCTGATTCTCGCGGATTCGTCGGCGGCTGCTTTTTCCTCAGTTTTACTGGCTAAGCGCCTGGTCATAGAGTACCTTGAGCTTGCCCAAGCTAAGTTACCGATAATGGGCTGGATGGAGCGCTGCTGCTTCGCAGAGACCCCCTCCCCTTATATAATGAATAGTTGAGTGAGCACTTTGGCTTCTAACCACAAATTCACCGTAACGGTGGGTATATGCGTCAAAAACGGCGCGCCCCTAATTAGAAACGCAGTAAAAAGCCTCTGCCGCCAAACCTTCCCCCATAAAGACACCGAAGTCTTCGTGGTCGACGGCAATAGCAAAGACAACACGCTTAGTCTTATCCGCGGCAACTTAACCCCTGACTTCGGCAACCTAAGGATTCTGCAGGAAAGCAGCGGCCTTGGCATAGCCCGCCAGATGGTGGTTATGCAGGCCAGCGGCAAATATATCGTTTGGCTCGACGCCGACATGGTGCTGGCAGACGATTACTTGGAAAACCAGGTTGCATATATGGAGCAGCACCCCGAAGTGGGTATTGCAGGCGGCAAATACAACGTTCACATTGGACACGGCTTAGCAGCGGATCTGGAAAACATAGTTTACGCCGTTGATTCCGTCTATGGAAACCGCGGCAGCGCGTCCAAATACGGGTACCTGCCCGGCGCGGAAGGAGCCATCTACCGGGTAGAGGCAGTTCGTGCCGTAGGCGGCTTTGACCCCAACATAAACGGCGCCGCAGAAGACACCGAGATGGCGTATCGAGTCCGCGCAAGCGGCTGGAAACTCGCCGCCACCAAGGAAACCTTCACTGAATCCACCCGCGCCACATGGCAGTCGCTTTGGAAGCAGTACATCTGGTATGGACGCGGCGGCCACTTCATATATCACAAGGACCCCGGCGCACTTAATTTTCTGCAGATGACTCCGATGGCGGGGTTTTTGGCTGGGGTTCTGCGGTTGCCCGGCGCGTTTATGCTAACCCGTAAAGCCTCTTTTGTTATGTTGCCCTTTCACTACACCTACAAGCGGATAGCCTGGGTTTTTGGGTTCCAGAGC
Encoded here:
- a CDS encoding glycosyltransferase; translation: MIYLLAAWLAVGALFLGVPAAYFVYMKKRSVGAWNLTVEKDYLPSVAILIPVHNEESVIRLKLDNISRLKYPAEKMDIFVANDCSTDGTMAEVNRYTALHPELKISVFDSKIHLGKTGCLNTVLKSIRSDVVVISDVDCFWPSDILTKAMPYLSDPTVGAVTAREMLLNSGDSWVTHGEQFYDRNIQAVRIGESKLHSTIIFQGGFAAYKRSVLEEFNHATDDSGTALDIVQNNKRTLLIPEIGFFTVSPTTWKSKIAIKIRRASHLQHLWARCLNLLVHRKLGMPNRIAVPEILLHIFNPLLLVALAVLTVAVAVVYPLLGLALAAAVLAVFAVKKTRTSALELLQNNLILLWALSSFFVNRKFTFWKPVAESRSALSEAVLREKNLI
- a CDS encoding Gfo/Idh/MocA family oxidoreductase: MKPTDTKLNIGVVGLGKMGIMHACLLNVFPNVKVAALCDKSRLMRTIAKHAFTGAVVTDSLEQFADLNLDAIFVLTPIPVHYPLIKQIYRDKLAANVFAEKTLTNAYSKSTELTELAKASGGVNMVGYMKRFGVTFNQAKNLLQQQVLGEVQSFEAYAYSSDFAEVPEGSEVSAARGGVLEDLGSHVVDVAGWFFGDLKVSSAVVNSRISPGSEDDVTFEVAGQDGLGGKFDVSWRKENYRMPEFGLTVHGQRGSLSVNDDEVKLELAGESPKRWYRLDLDDNVGFLLGGPEYYREDQHFLDCITSKNPCKSTFESTLRVDLLLDQVRRQISK
- a CDS encoding glycosyltransferase, whose protein sequence is MASNHKFTVTVGICVKNGAPLIRNAVKSLCRQTFPHKDTEVFVVDGNSKDNTLSLIRGNLTPDFGNLRILQESSGLGIARQMVVMQASGKYIVWLDADMVLADDYLENQVAYMEQHPEVGIAGGKYNVHIGHGLAADLENIVYAVDSVYGNRGSASKYGYLPGAEGAIYRVEAVRAVGGFDPNINGAAEDTEMAYRVRASGWKLAATKETFTESTRATWQSLWKQYIWYGRGGHFIYHKDPGALNFLQMTPMAGFLAGVLRLPGAFMLTRKASFVMLPFHYTYKRIAWVFGFQSAHRDGYGHPA